The following proteins are co-located in the Sphingobium sp. Z007 genome:
- a CDS encoding glycoside hydrolase family 130 protein: MITVPVSHLPILLRPDPARTVTRPFLPSDPPRYAIAGRSRGARIIARVLSLDAAELDRHLARVRLSLDARFPNVEATLLRRFDAVADLVPGQTALSRDQRLLIGAYFSAEYSYESAALFNPSVVAHPDQGEIPAGALRFIVSLRGIGEGHLSSVTFRTGIWAADGSVMLDMPSAVSVPPELIRPDGWKDGDPFSLDCSASHDVSQTVLFPVLESQSGGIEDLRLTRVERADGTYTYAGTYTALGPRGVRQEMLETDDFHCFTMRPVTGDLADGKGMALFPRKVGGRYMAIGRQDSENLWLFASNDGFDWVGGTKILEPAESWEFIQLGNCGSPMEIDEGWLLLTHGVGEVRNYSIGAALLDRNDPSKVLGRLARPLIEPSLDDRDGYVPNVVYSCGGLVRGRSLLLPYGVADNYTRFATVSIDALVSAMA, from the coding sequence ATGATTACCGTTCCCGTTTCCCACCTGCCGATCCTATTGCGTCCCGATCCGGCGCGGACGGTGACTCGCCCGTTCTTACCCTCCGATCCCCCGCGTTACGCCATAGCTGGTCGGTCGCGCGGCGCGCGAATCATTGCGCGCGTGCTCTCCCTCGACGCCGCGGAGCTCGATCGGCACCTCGCGCGGGTCCGCCTCTCGCTCGATGCGCGTTTTCCGAATGTCGAGGCGACGTTGCTCCGCCGCTTCGACGCGGTTGCAGACCTCGTACCCGGCCAGACTGCGCTCAGCCGCGACCAGCGCTTGCTCATCGGTGCTTATTTCAGCGCCGAGTATTCCTATGAATCGGCCGCGTTGTTCAATCCCAGCGTGGTCGCCCACCCCGACCAGGGTGAGATACCCGCGGGTGCCTTACGCTTTATCGTGTCGCTGCGCGGGATAGGTGAGGGCCACCTCTCGTCGGTGACGTTCCGCACGGGCATCTGGGCGGCGGATGGATCGGTGATGCTCGATATGCCCAGTGCGGTCTCGGTTCCGCCGGAGTTGATCCGGCCGGACGGTTGGAAGGACGGCGATCCGTTCTCGCTCGATTGCTCGGCCAGCCACGACGTGTCGCAGACCGTCCTGTTCCCTGTCCTCGAGAGCCAGAGCGGCGGGATCGAGGACCTGCGGCTGACCCGCGTGGAGCGCGCCGACGGCACGTACACCTATGCCGGCACCTATACCGCGCTGGGCCCGCGCGGCGTGCGGCAGGAGATGCTCGAAACCGACGACTTCCATTGCTTTACGATGCGTCCGGTCACCGGCGACCTCGCTGACGGTAAAGGTATGGCACTGTTCCCGCGGAAGGTCGGAGGGCGCTACATGGCAATCGGACGACAGGACAGCGAGAACCTTTGGCTGTTTGCTTCAAACGACGGGTTCGACTGGGTCGGCGGCACCAAGATTCTCGAGCCGGCCGAGTCGTGGGAATTTATCCAGCTCGGCAATTGCGGCTCGCCCATGGAGATCGATGAAGGGTGGCTGCTACTCACCCACGGGGTGGGGGAGGTCCGCAACTATAGCATCGGCGCGGCGCTACTCGACCGCAACGACCCTTCGAAGGTTCTTGGGCGCCTCGCCAGACCGCTCATCGAGCCCAGCCTGGACGACCGCGATGGCTATGTTCCCAACGTCGTCTATAGCTGCGGCGGATTGGTGCGCGGTCGGTCGCTACTCCTGCCCTACGGCGTCGCCGACAACTATACGCGCTTCGCGACCGTTTCGATCGACGCGCTGGTCAGCGCAATGGCGTGA
- the fliE gene encoding flagellar hook-basal body complex protein FliE, with protein MTSVGAADVMAIRNAVLQRNAALRDAAARPLANTVQTTDTARVDGVAAGSPSFATTFQNALQQVNTLQEQEDVATEAYERGETTDIASVVLMQQRASISFEATLQVRNKLLSAYKDIMNMPV; from the coding sequence GTGACGAGCGTCGGGGCTGCAGATGTCATGGCTATTCGCAATGCAGTGCTGCAGCGAAATGCTGCCTTGCGGGATGCCGCCGCCCGCCCCCTTGCGAACACTGTCCAAACGACAGATACGGCCCGCGTTGATGGTGTCGCTGCCGGTTCGCCATCCTTCGCGACGACTTTTCAAAATGCCCTACAGCAGGTCAACACCCTCCAGGAGCAGGAAGATGTCGCAACCGAGGCCTATGAACGCGGTGAAACGACCGACATCGCGTCGGTAGTGCTCATGCAGCAGCGCGCATCAATCAGTTTCGAAGCGACCTTGCAGGTCAGAAACAAGCTTCTTTCTGCCTACAAGGATATAATGAACATGCCGGTCTGA
- a CDS encoding zf-TFIIB domain-containing protein, with translation MSDIVPASASTARAQGMLCPVCRVDLLLSDRQGIEIDYCPQCRGVWLDRGELDKIIERNAAFEADAPPQAIGGGAPGPTYAQSAPWGGGHGEDRYSGGHGGGHGGGHGGGHGSGHQRGGFLGGLFR, from the coding sequence ATGTCCGATATCGTCCCAGCGTCTGCATCCACGGCCCGCGCGCAGGGGATGCTCTGCCCGGTATGCAGAGTTGATCTCCTGCTTTCCGATCGGCAGGGGATCGAGATCGATTATTGTCCACAGTGCCGCGGCGTCTGGCTCGATCGTGGCGAACTCGACAAGATCATCGAACGGAACGCCGCTTTCGAGGCCGATGCACCGCCGCAGGCTATCGGCGGCGGCGCACCTGGGCCCACGTACGCCCAGTCAGCCCCGTGGGGTGGAGGTCATGGCGAGGATCGTTACAGTGGCGGGCACGGAGGGGGCCATGGCGGAGGTCACGGCGGAGGTCACGGCAGCGGCCATCAGCGAGGCGGCTTTCTGGGCGGCCTGTTCCGTTAA